TCAAATTACTGAATGCAAATTATGATTCTTGTTTTAAATTTCCTAGGTCTCAAGGGTGAATCTGAACAGCAAGGTGCATCATCTTCTGTAGCAAATTCACCTGGTTCAACTGCTGCGAGACAACGTCAACAACAGGAGGCTGGTGGAAAGTTCATTAGAACATACTTTTGAGTAATGAAACGAGCCAAAATCAAATCTTCAGCAGCTGTCCAGGCCGGCAGAAAACTGAAACTATGAGTCTGGACAATGTCAAGAGACCTCTACGACCTACAAATTCACGATTGGGTATGATTGGTAATGTCTCTAATAATATTGCTGCTCTGGAATGTGATGTTGATACAAAAAGTGTTTCAGATAACAAGTTCATAAAAAAGGCACTGCATGGTTCAGGTTACTGATCATGGAGTATGAGCCCCTCTTCATCGTTCTGATGTTACACAAGCTAGTGAGGAGCGCTCGACTCCCTCTGTGTTACAATCTGCACAGGCCTCCAATAATCCCAGCGAAGATATTAATGCTTCTGCACATGAATATCCTGTATTGGGAAGTATCTATAGGTTTGGGATACAGTTGTTTTATCAAGTTGTTATGATTGAATTTGCAAGAACTAAGGAAGCTAATGTATGTCACTTCTGCATATGGTCTTTTAGTTAACCCAAGGAGAAATGAAAAGCAACGTACCTCATGGAAGCAGTGGACATAATATTCCATCAGAAAACGGTTAGTCTATCTGTAATGGATTGATTCAGTATTGATGTCACGTGCAGTATTACTACAATGTCATATCGATGATACCATTCAGCAGGTTCCAATAGACATTTTGTTCAGCATCCAGCAGCTCATAATATGAAGGATAATGGTTCTGTTACATAACATGTTCTTGAATAGTCCTTACCTGGTACTAGATTAATTACCTTATTAGACTGGCAAGAGCATGCATCAGCAAGCAATCGTGTGTGGTCTACATTTGGAAAGAAGTGTATGGATCAAAGAATAATGATGATAAATTATCGGTGGTGGTGTTGTTGTATGATCCAAGGTGCTTAGAAGTTTACTTTGAACCATACTGACCTTAGCTATGGGCTGGAGCTGGATCTTCCATAAGTGGATATTTCTTATTTTCATATGTCGTATTATCTTATGTTCTAAACTGTAAGTCTATTTGACAATATTATCAGAAAAAAGTTGATCTCGAAATTGAAAATTCATATTTCGAAGGATTAGAAATATCAAATTATAGTAATGGCCTAAATTCGTAAATATTGCATGGTACAAGGACCTTCAATACATTAATAACTTTTTTGGTACATTTCCTAAACCCTTCCAAGTCCAGACCCTGGctaattaaattttatgataTTATAGGCTGAAGCATAACCTACAACTTCCAGCTTACAGCAACTAAGGTAGTACTTAATTGGTTCTTAATAAAAAAGAAGTCAATGCATTGCTAGAAGAAAATGTAAATTACAAGGATGCAAGTGTATAACAGCTTTTCTCTTTACTGcaaggaaaaaaaaataattacagAAAGGTAGTTGTACATACAAGAACGGCATATGACAGTTTAAGAGCCGTACAATGAACAAACAGTTGTGTTCTGTGAGACAAATAGAAATAAAGGTTAAAGAATATGgtcccttttcttttctcttctttatTGAAATTAAGCTAAGTAATCTGaacaatttctattaaaattttgtgAAGCGACTGAGGCTTTGAGAAGAATGGGCAGTGATCACTCCCTTTAATCTTGTAAACTCCTTCTGGTGGGTTCTCTCTTACTAGTTTCTCTTGCACATCTGGTGAAAGAGCTCGGTCATCCAATGTCTGAATGTAGAACCGCCGTCCACTTCCGTACTTCTCGGGGGACAGTGACAGTTTCTCCATTATAGGACCCAGTGGAGTAGGTCTCATGGTAACCATGGCTAAAGCTACATCCTGGAATAGAAACCAAATATCATGTTAGAATAATATGATTCTATAAATGCACACAACATTTAGACTCGAGCACACAACATTTAGACTCGAGCATGGTATTAACATGTTAAAATGCAACGTAATATTCACCAATAAAACCAACACGAATCATCAGAAACTACGGTATCTTGAGTTTTGACATATATCACCTCTTGTTCAAAAAGTCTAATGATATAACTCCTTTCATGTTACGTTGTCCATGCAAACGATTGCAGCACTAGATTTCATTAACCATAATGTAAGACTACACCAAATAACAGAAGTGACATACACAACATTGATTGGCCCAAAAATGGCCATAATATGCATACTTCATAGCTAAAGCTTCAAACATTTAATTCTATGGTGCTCTTATTTCCAATACAACTTCAATAACCGTTGTTCAGTTGCCACAAATGAATAAGCAGAACAATAAATCTTAAACATCTAGCTTACAGAATGGTGGAGATCCTGCAAAGGGAAAAAAAAATGGATATTCAAGATTTACGAGGTTCACTGGTATGATGTTCTTGACCTGTAAGGCTGTAAAAGTACCTTTGTTGGTGAATGGTTGAAATATATCCCTTTCATTAACTGTTTCTCGAACATGAACCCTGTAGGTGGCTCATCTTTTCCGTTTCCATAAATCAAAAACTCTGACTCTTGCATGAAACGTTCAGCAGAACCAAGCTGCAACAAAATGAAGAGTTGAAGTAACATAGACTTAATGTAATTACTTGATGTACAAGAAACGGCAACAAGGCATCGATAAAAATACCTCTTCTGCAAACACATCGAAAGGTCTCTGACCATTAGACACCATTGTAGCACAAAGGAAGATTGCTTTGGAGATCTTTTCTGGGAAATTTTCTAATGCATAAGAAAGGCAAGCACCTCCACTGCTATGACCCACCAAAATAACCTTCATATAA
The Gossypium arboreum isolate Shixiya-1 chromosome 10, ASM2569848v2, whole genome shotgun sequence genome window above contains:
- the LOC108480406 gene encoding putative methylesterase 14, chloroplastic isoform X1; amino-acid sequence: MGNIIYRRKKDSKENNGSRSRRTGGRSQRKMAAEEELLHRQALSMVLHQHQLSQRFDGSMSRRIGSTSSRRHTDPLANNEKKVVESLENIKFRRVVLIHGEGFGAWCWYKTIAQLEEVGLLPTAMDLTGSGIDLTDTNTVTTLAEYSKPLIQYLEALPEDEKVILVGHSSGGACLSYALENFPEKISKAIFLCATMVSNGQRPFDVFAEELGSAERFMQESEFLIYGNGKDEPPTGFMFEKQLMKGIYFNHSPTKDVALAMVTMRPTPLGPIMEKLSLSPEKYGSGRRFYIQTLDDRALSPDVQEKLVRENPPEGVYKIKGSDHCPFFSKPQSLHKILIEIVQIT
- the LOC108480406 gene encoding putative methylesterase 14, chloroplastic isoform X2, encoding MAAEEELLHRQALSMVLHQHQLSQRFDGSMSRRIGSTSSRRHTDPLANNEKKVVESLENIKFRRVVLIHGEGFGAWCWYKTIAQLEEVGLLPTAMDLTGSGIDLTDTNTVTTLAEYSKPLIQYLEALPEDEKVILVGHSSGGACLSYALENFPEKISKAIFLCATMVSNGQRPFDVFAEELGSAERFMQESEFLIYGNGKDEPPTGFMFEKQLMKGIYFNHSPTKDVALAMVTMRPTPLGPIMEKLSLSPEKYGSGRRFYIQTLDDRALSPDVQEKLVRENPPEGVYKIKGSDHCPFFSKPQSLHKILIEIVQIT